The DNA region AAACTGCTCCAGATTTATGTACATTATCAAGTGTGAATTGACGTATTAATTCATTCAATGTGTATATTTCTTGTTCTGTGCCTGCATTCCAACCAAGTAGGGCCATGAAATTTACAAAAGCGTCTTTTATATAGCCTTTGTCAATAAAATCATGAACAGAGACATCGCCGTCTCTCTTGCTCAATTTCTTTTTAGTTTTGCTAAGCAGTACGGGCAAATGAGCAAAGATTGGTGGTTGCCAATCAAAAGCATCATAAAGTAAAACATGTTTTGGTGTGCTAGAAATCCATTCATCACCACGCATGATGTGCGTTATTTTCATTAAATGATCATCAACCACATTGGCAAAATGATATGTTGGATAACCGTCTGACTTCATTAAAACATAATCATCAAGATCTTTTGTGTTAACAGAAATTTGACCGCGCATTAAATCTTTAAAAACTACTTCTTTGTTTTCCGGCATTTTGAAACGTATAACATGTTTACCCCCTGAATCTAGCATTGCTTGAACTTCTTTTTTTGATAAATTGCGACAAAGGCCATCATATTTTGGGGCTTGTTTATTTTTTCGTTGCTCGTCGCGTAAATTGTCGATTCGTTCTTTGTCACAAAAACAATGATAAGCCTTGTTTTTTTCTAATAAAACTTTGATTTGTTTATTGTAAATATCCAGACGAGCAGATTGAGTGTACGGGCCGTAGTCCCCTTTTTCCTTAACCTTGTTATCAGTGGTTAAATAGGGTCCTTCATCAGATTCAATTCCTGTCCAAGACAAAACTTGTAAAAGGTTCTCAACAGCACCTTGAACTAAGCGAGACTGATCTGTATCTTCAATTCTAATGATAAACTTACCATTGTAATGTTTAGCAAATAAATAGTTGTATAAAATAGTACGCAAATTTCCAATGTGTACAAAGCCAGTTGGGCTGGGTGCTATTCTGACCCGCACCTTTGAAAAGTTTAGTTTATCCATATTTATAATTCTAAATCCTAATAACTAAATTCTAAACAAATTCAAATTTGCAAAATTTAATATTCAAGAGTTTTATTATGTTTAAATTATAGTTCAATTTGAGCATTCTGTAAATAGTTAATTTAGCCAAAGTTAAAACGGATTTGTTATAGATGGCTAACAAGTCTTGTTGCCTAAATTTAGCAAATATAATGGCTCAAGTTTTAAGCCTATTGACAAAATATAAAAAGTGTGCTATAATACTGTATTAGTCGTTAAATATAATTTGACATTTTGTAGCAAGGACCAACTGTTTTTATGATTTATATAAGTGATGAGAATTATTGGTTTTTGGTAATGTAATATTAACAATTAAACGCCGGGAGGCACACAATGACACAGGTACATTTGGTGAATGCATTGGTTGAGGGATTTGACGGAGACGTTGACGCAATCATTGAGGCCATTTCGGACCCAACCAAACGGGGCGAAGTGGCAATTCTGGACGGCAAGGAAGGACCGGTCATCGACGACTGGAACGGTGTGTGGGTTGTCCGTGTAGACAAGTTCTACTACACTCGTACCCAGGCATCGCACGGTGCAGTCTGCACGTTCCTCAAAGAAAACGACAAGCGGTTCCAGGTTTACAAGAACCTGCAGTCCGCAGTCGAGGACTTCTGTGAGCGTACGGCACGCCAGAACGAGTTCGAGGCTAAGAAAGCGGCACGGTACGAGGCTCAGGTTTCAAAGCTCCAGGCTCAGGACCTGCTCGACTTCGGTCCGGACAATTCGGTTTGGACGGAGTTGTCAGTGCTGGCCGGGCGTGACTTGGCGGCCTGGTCTCCGTGTACCGATCCCCTGGATCTTCCGGAGGCATCGAGTATCGTTTTTTGCGAGAAGGTCTCTTCCTTCGAGCCCGCTTACATGGCGGCGCTGAAAAGGAAGGATCTGGATCCACTGAGCTGGAAGGACTTTCTGACCTTCCATCGGCGGTACACGCATTACAAGACCATCCCGTTCATGGGTGGCATGTCCTTGCTGATGCGCGAGTTCGGACAAGTGAAGTACGCGGCATTGATCTTGACTCGCGATATCCCTGCGTTCAAGCAGGTCCTCGCAGAGCAGCTGGTGGCGCGACACGGCGACAAGGTGGATCCGTCCACCAATCCTTGTAAAATCGAAATCAAGGACACGCCGTATGTCACGTTCTTGTTCCAGAGGGCGTTCTTCACTCCCGCAGGACTTCTGCGGGAACAGAAGAAGCAGTCTTTGACGGTCTCGATGAGTGAAATCTTCGAGAGCGCCTCGGACCCGTCGACGGACAAGGATTCCACTCAGCCGCAGCAGGCTCACAACCCCCGGGGCCACGGCCGGAACGGCTGGGAGGGCTAGAATCACACCGCAAGAATCCTGCCAAAACCCTCTAATTCTACCTAGGGATTAACACATCCCAGGAGAGTCACATTTTAACCAAAATGTGGCTCTTTTCTTTTTAAATCTGTACGGATTACGGAATAGTACGGATGTACGGATCTATTGAGTATGAATCCACAACATAATTTAAGGTTGTTAATTCTAGTAAATCCGTACATCAGTATCTGTCCATAATCCGGACTGGACAGATTGACAAATACTTGATATCATGTAATATTGTATATAGAATACATTGCTCTTTAAAAGA from Candidatus Falkowbacteria bacterium includes:
- a CDS encoding glutamate--tRNA ligase, which gives rise to MDKLNFSKVRVRIAPSPTGFVHIGNLRTILYNYLFAKHYNGKFIIRIEDTDQSRLVQGAVENLLQVLSWTGIESDEGPYLTTDNKVKEKGDYGPYTQSARLDIYNKQIKVLLEKNKAYHCFCDKERIDNLRDEQRKNKQAPKYDGLCRNLSKKEVQAMLDSGGKHVIRFKMPENKEVVFKDLMRGQISVNTKDLDDYVLMKSDGYPTYHFANVVDDHLMKITHIMRGDEWISSTPKHVLLYDAFDWQPPIFAHLPVLLSKTKKKLSKRDGDVSVHDFIDKGYIKDAFVNFMALLGWNAGTEQEIYTLNELIRQFTLDNVHKSGAVFDLDKLDWINGLYLRKLSQDEFYELALPYLEAEKLLQAEKDKVKIISSGEIVRQSYVKNIISLEQTRIKRLDQLAEAVKFFFVDNLEYKAEDIIWKKSNKNQTLTNLKGLHAFLSKIDDPDYTSEKLEKTILQYLEDNSLDTGSLLWPMRYSLSGQAKSPGPFEIASALGKAKTLERINNAIKKLQ